A region of the Aquipuribacter hungaricus genome:
CGCGCCGACGGCCGGTTCGGCGGCCACGTCGTCCAGGGCCACGTCGACGGCGTCGGCGAGGTGCTTGCCCGCACCCCGGGGGAGCGGTGGGAGGTCGTCCGGGTGTCGCTGCCCGCGGCGCTGCGCCGCTACGTCGTCGAGAAGGGCTCCATCACCGTGGACGGGACCTCGCTCACGGTCTCCGCGGTCGACGACGAGGCCTTCGAGGTGTCCCTCATCCCGACGACGCTGGCCGCGACCACGCTGGGGCACCGGGCGGTGGGGGACACCGTCAACCTCGAGGTCGACGTCCTGGCCAAGTACGTCGAGGCCCAGCTCGCCCACGGGGTGGTGCCCCGGTGACCCGGGCCGGCGAGGTCGACGTGTCCGGCCTGGCGACCGTCGACGCGGCCGTGGAGCAGGTCCGGCTCGGTCGGCCGGTGGTCGTGGTCGACGACGCCGACCGCGAGAACGAGGGCGACGTCATCATGGCCGCGGCCGCCGCGACCCCGCACTGGGTCGGCTGGACGGTGCGTCACTCCTCGGGCTACATCTGCGCGCCCATGCCGACGGAGCTCGCCGACCGGCTCGGCCTGCCCGCCATGGTCGAGGCCACCGAGGACCCGCTGCGCACGGCGTACAGCGTGAGCGTCGACGCCCGCACCGGCGTGACGACCGGTATCTCCGCGGCCGACCGGTCCCGCACCCTGCAGCTGCTCGCGGACCCGGCCACCGTGCCCGGCGACCTGGTGCGGCCCGGCCACGTCCTCCCGCTGCGGGCCCGGCCCGGCGGCGTGCTCGAGCGCAACGGCCACACCGAGGCGGCGGTCGACCTGTGCCGTGCCGCGGGCCTGCCCCCGGTGGGGATGATCTGCGAGCTGGTCGACGACCGGGGCGAGCTGCTGCGCCTGCCCGCCCTGCTCGACCTCGCCCGGCGCGA
Encoded here:
- a CDS encoding riboflavin synthase yields the protein MFTGIVEELGEVVALEHGTDSARLHVRGPLVTTDVELGASVAVNGVCLTVTDLTEDVFAVDVMAETLRRSSLASLAPGEQVNLERAMRADGRFGGHVVQGHVDGVGEVLARTPGERWEVVRVSLPAALRRYVVEKGSITVDGTSLTVSAVDDEAFEVSLIPTTLAATTLGHRAVGDTVNLEVDVLAKYVEAQLAHGVVPR